A genomic stretch from Desulfotignum balticum DSM 7044 includes:
- a CDS encoding sodium:proton exchanger has protein sequence MKQFLVNSIGWIDMACWVLVVVFFCTCSLVCGGDFNLSFIAAGGVVLVMILIGFSIEVIIETLKKVRGLGTITGFITNGPELVCLIVGLVTGDVLFAASTPLGSNLMNPVLLISAALVCRVFLKTMQTCWQYTLTCIVLTAGLAVSFYTISMAHHILWVAAGIVITGILFYRRPFEPDEQSMEDAEIAGWSVIPAIVVLIAAGYFLDPVVSFASEQSQAPKGVIGFFVLATLSSWPEFKSCLALLSRGKYLAAILNITVSNITNIWLAIAGIVTYLFMTWP, from the coding sequence GTGAAACAATTTCTGGTCAATTCCATCGGCTGGATAGACATGGCCTGCTGGGTGCTGGTCGTTGTGTTTTTCTGCACCTGTTCTCTGGTGTGTGGCGGTGATTTCAACCTGTCTTTCATTGCCGCCGGCGGGGTGGTGCTGGTGATGATTCTGATCGGGTTTTCCATCGAGGTCATCATCGAAACGCTCAAGAAAGTCAGAGGCCTGGGCACGATAACCGGGTTCATCACCAACGGACCCGAACTGGTCTGTCTCATTGTCGGCCTGGTGACCGGGGATGTGTTGTTTGCGGCAAGCACGCCGCTGGGTTCAAATCTGATGAACCCGGTTCTGTTGATTTCAGCCGCACTGGTGTGCCGGGTATTTTTAAAAACCATGCAGACCTGCTGGCAGTATACCCTGACATGTATCGTTCTGACTGCAGGACTTGCTGTCTCTTTTTATACTATTTCCATGGCCCACCACATTCTCTGGGTGGCGGCAGGGATTGTCATCACCGGGATATTGTTTTACAGACGACCATTCGAGCCGGACGAACAATCCATGGAAGATGCTGAAATTGCCGGTTGGTCGGTCATTCCGGCAATTGTCGTGCTGATTGCCGCCGGGTATTTTCTTGATCCGGTGGTCAGTTTTGCTTCGGAACAAAGCCAGGCCCCCAAAGGGGTGATCGGTTTTTTTGTACTGGCCACCCTGTCAAGCTGGCCGGAGTTTAAAAGCTGTCTGGCCCTTTTAAGCCGGGGAAAATATCTGGCCGCCATCCTCAATATCACGGTGAGCAATATCACCAATATCTGGCTGGCAATCGCAGGCATTGTTACTTATTTATTCATGACCTGGCCTTGA
- a CDS encoding BsuBI/PstI family type II restriction endonuclease, which yields MKNWLLLVESVTSHGPMDGKRHNELTRLFAGATAGLVYVTAFPNRVTMARYLDSIAWETEVWVADAPSHLIHFNGERFLGPYK from the coding sequence ATGAAAAACTGGCTGCTGCTGGTTGAATCCGTCACCAGCCACGGCCCGATGGATGGAAAACGCCATAACGAACTGACCCGGTTGTTTGCCGGTGCAACAGCCGGCCTTGTCTATGTAACGGCTTTTCCAAACCGCGTCACCATGGCTCGGTATCTTGACAGTATCGCATGGGAAACCGAAGTATGGGTTGCCGATGCCCCATCCCACCTGATTCATTTTAACGGGGAACGATTCCTCGGACCCTACAAATAA
- a CDS encoding TolC family protein: MKTRYLYFSGLILLCLIFFLMVSGCMLSRSQKIDLTDLAPVVPADIQTFDFTLENKPDPQPIPAGQKPDPALSVEQAVMLALDHNQDLKTRQLGPVIAGAFEQMEKGQYDPELFAAMGMSRQALPDPESSDTAVSAVAGVRQALPSGTTLAAEAAHEQDRASRTADPDQTRVTLSVTQALLQGAGPAGGLVAIRQSELETRASIHELTAYAQALVAETEIAYWQYVLARQEHAIVERSLAVSKKQRTDVQHQIEVGVLPRNEQAAVQSEVARREQALIDSANQVEAFRLTLLHLINPGGPGYLDRLVLPASDPAIDPAIDPDPVADIQDRTSLAMTLRPDLAEARLRMHQNQLETIATKNGLLPRLDFFMDLGFAAYGDGFSDAAQSLDNGDYEVSAGLSLSRFVKNRTARARHQAAVATRQQATEALENLRRTIHLDVRLAVNEIERARQQIHASKVTRRSEEQTVQAEIERFNVGAGTALLVAQAQRDLLIGQIAEVRAVIHYRIALIRLFLAEGSLLHRRGVVLRHQGQVMNK; encoded by the coding sequence ATGAAAACAAGGTATCTCTATTTCTCAGGCCTGATACTTCTGTGCCTGATTTTTTTTCTGATGGTTTCCGGCTGCATGCTGTCCAGGTCTCAAAAAATCGACCTGACAGATCTGGCACCGGTGGTACCTGCAGATATCCAGACATTTGACTTCACGCTGGAAAACAAGCCTGACCCACAACCCATACCGGCCGGTCAAAAACCGGATCCGGCCCTGTCTGTGGAACAGGCGGTGATGCTGGCCCTGGATCACAACCAGGACTTGAAAACCCGGCAGCTGGGTCCTGTCATCGCCGGGGCGTTCGAACAGATGGAAAAAGGACAATATGATCCGGAACTGTTCGCAGCCATGGGAATGTCCAGGCAGGCACTCCCTGATCCGGAATCATCAGATACTGCTGTCTCGGCTGTGGCAGGTGTTCGTCAGGCACTGCCTTCCGGCACCACCCTGGCGGCAGAGGCGGCCCATGAACAGGACCGGGCATCCCGAACCGCGGATCCCGACCAAACCCGGGTAACCCTGTCCGTGACCCAGGCACTGCTCCAGGGGGCCGGTCCGGCCGGCGGCCTGGTGGCCATCCGGCAAAGTGAACTGGAAACCCGGGCCAGTATTCACGAGCTGACCGCCTATGCCCAGGCCCTGGTAGCGGAAACGGAAATCGCGTACTGGCAATATGTGCTGGCCCGACAGGAGCACGCCATTGTGGAACGGTCTCTGGCTGTATCCAAAAAACAGCGGACCGATGTCCAGCACCAGATCGAGGTGGGGGTTTTGCCCCGTAATGAACAGGCGGCCGTACAGTCGGAAGTGGCCCGGCGGGAGCAGGCCCTGATCGATTCCGCCAACCAGGTGGAAGCATTCCGCCTGACCCTGCTGCATCTGATAAATCCCGGCGGACCCGGTTATCTGGATCGTCTGGTTCTGCCTGCCAGTGATCCGGCCATTGATCCGGCCATTGATCCGGACCCTGTCGCCGATATCCAGGATCGTACCAGCCTGGCCATGACACTGCGGCCGGATCTGGCTGAAGCCCGGTTGCGCATGCACCAGAACCAGCTGGAAACCATTGCCACGAAAAACGGCCTGCTGCCCCGGCTGGATTTTTTCATGGATCTGGGATTTGCCGCATATGGGGATGGATTTTCAGATGCGGCCCAATCACTGGACAACGGGGACTATGAGGTATCTGCCGGTCTGTCTTTAAGCCGGTTTGTCAAAAACCGGACTGCCAGAGCCCGGCATCAGGCTGCGGTGGCCACCCGCCAACAGGCAACCGAAGCACTTGAAAACCTTCGCCGGACCATTCATCTGGATGTCCGCCTGGCTGTCAATGAAATCGAGCGGGCAAGACAGCAGATCCATGCCTCAAAGGTCACCCGCCGATCCGAAGAACAGACCGTGCAGGCGGAAATCGAACGATTCAACGTAGGCGCCGGCACAGCACTGCTGGTGGCCCAGGCCCAGCGGGATCTGCTGATCGGCCAGATTGCCGAGGTCCGGGCCGTGATCCATTACCGCATCGCTTTGATCCGGCTGTTTCTGGCCGAAGGCAGTCTGCTGCACCGCAGAGGCGTTGTTTTACGGCATCAAGGCCAGGTCATGAATAAATAA
- a CDS encoding efflux RND transporter permease subunit has translation MNLPEFSVHRPVFITMVFLMVLVIGSISLSRLQIDMLPEIEMPTLSIRTQFEGASPEIMERQVTQVIEEIAATVPGVEEISSDSSEGRSNVRIRFAWGTDIDIAALDVRSVVEDELNELPEEVDRPSIRKFDISSFPVVLLGISSRLDPVDLTQLIEDEIRYRFSRIPGVAQVDIWGGYDREIRIELDPDRIMALGLPLDQIIQAVTQANQDQPTGKLEQGRYEIQLRAPAQFTHLDQIRNTVVAHQDGAAVTLGQIAQVKDTYEKLTRIIRVNGEPGIRVAIRKQSQANTVDVARRVLEEIDAVNAAMPQVKIIPVINQGNFIQRSIANVARSVIYGGGLAVLILLFFLRTVRSTVVISLAIPISMLATFALMFFFNFTLNLMTLGGLALGVGMMVDNSIVVLENIFRHRDEHDKPPDIASKQGAMEVAPAILASTITTLVIFLPLIFVRGVSGILFTEMAYVIIFSLTCSLLVALSLVPMLTSRLLGIKKRKNTGSVVSFFFSLSESFFVQLSHRYSYVLSKALDHRGVTLLITAAALGGALMLVPKIGTEFLPPSDEGEVRISGEMEVGTRLNLVDRQSRQVEAIAFPAIPEMISSVVSVGASGYRPGSSAKTEIRMALTPAAQRTRSNVAIAHDLRQRLSGQIPGMKIRTRAPQGQFIMERILGGDDGLNVEVRGFDLDILETLAARAAERVAQVPGITDVLLSREAGTPQKEIEVDRDKAADLGLSVKDITDIISTAVAGSRAGEFQTLGDSYRIFVQLKDVENRSLDEILDLTLTTASGRQVAIRNLVSVHSGRGPLLIDRKDQQRIITVSANVSGRDLGSVAADVADRLSEIPRPAGYDLIVAGDFEEQQKAFRELIISLILALVLVYMVLACQYESLINPLVVMFSVPMSAVGVLVTLYLTQTTLNVQSYIGCIMLGGIVVNNAILLVDQSSRLTCEGMTVKAAVMEAGRRRLRPILMTSLTTILGLIPLALGIGEGADAQAPLARSVVGGLTGATVITLVLIPVIYSLFHPDSTKACS, from the coding sequence ATGAACCTGCCTGAATTCAGTGTTCACCGTCCTGTATTCATTACCATGGTCTTTCTCATGGTCCTGGTCATCGGTTCGATTTCCTTAAGCCGGCTTCAAATCGACATGCTGCCGGAAATTGAAATGCCCACCCTGAGCATCCGGACACAATTTGAAGGAGCCAGCCCGGAAATCATGGAACGTCAGGTGACCCAGGTGATTGAAGAGATTGCAGCCACAGTGCCCGGAGTGGAAGAGATCTCCTCAGATTCATCCGAAGGACGCAGCAATGTCCGGATCCGATTTGCCTGGGGAACCGATATTGACATTGCTGCCTTAGATGTCCGGTCCGTTGTTGAAGATGAACTCAATGAACTGCCTGAAGAGGTGGATCGGCCCAGCATCCGCAAGTTTGATATCAGCAGTTTTCCAGTGGTGCTGCTGGGGATTTCCAGCCGGCTGGATCCGGTGGATTTAACCCAGCTCATTGAAGACGAAATCCGGTACCGGTTTTCCAGGATACCGGGAGTGGCCCAGGTGGACATCTGGGGAGGGTATGACAGAGAAATCCGCATCGAACTGGATCCGGACCGGATCATGGCCTTAGGCCTGCCCCTGGACCAGATTATTCAGGCCGTCACACAGGCCAATCAGGACCAACCCACAGGGAAACTGGAACAGGGCCGGTATGAAATCCAGCTGCGGGCCCCGGCCCAGTTCACCCACCTGGACCAGATCCGCAATACCGTGGTGGCGCATCAGGACGGGGCCGCCGTCACCCTGGGTCAGATCGCCCAGGTGAAAGACACCTATGAAAAACTGACCCGGATCATCCGGGTCAACGGGGAACCCGGTATTCGGGTGGCCATCCGGAAACAGTCCCAGGCCAATACCGTTGACGTGGCCAGACGGGTTCTGGAAGAAATTGATGCCGTCAACGCAGCCATGCCCCAGGTAAAAATCATTCCGGTCATCAACCAGGGAAATTTCATCCAGCGATCCATCGCCAATGTGGCAAGATCTGTTATATATGGCGGCGGTCTGGCCGTGCTGATCCTGCTGTTTTTTTTAAGAACCGTCCGCAGCACCGTGGTCATTTCCCTGGCCATTCCCATCTCCATGCTGGCCACATTTGCTTTGATGTTTTTCTTCAATTTCACCCTCAATTTGATGACGCTGGGCGGCCTGGCCTTAGGCGTCGGCATGATGGTGGACAATTCCATTGTGGTTCTGGAAAATATTTTCCGGCACCGGGATGAACATGACAAACCCCCGGATATCGCCTCAAAACAAGGGGCCATGGAAGTGGCCCCGGCCATCCTGGCCAGCACCATCACCACCCTGGTGATTTTTCTGCCCCTGATTTTTGTCAGAGGCGTGTCCGGCATTCTGTTCACGGAAATGGCGTATGTGATCATTTTTTCTCTGACCTGCTCTTTGCTGGTGGCGCTGTCTTTGGTGCCCATGCTCACCTCCAGACTCCTGGGCATCAAAAAAAGAAAAAACACCGGGTCTGTGGTCTCATTTTTCTTTTCTTTGTCAGAATCTTTTTTTGTTCAACTTTCGCACCGCTATTCTTATGTGCTGTCCAAAGCCCTGGATCACCGCGGGGTAACCCTGTTAATTACCGCTGCCGCCCTGGGAGGAGCCCTGATGCTGGTTCCGAAAATCGGAACGGAATTTCTGCCGCCCAGTGATGAAGGAGAGGTGCGGATCTCCGGCGAGATGGAGGTGGGCACCCGGCTTAACCTGGTGGATCGCCAGAGCCGGCAGGTGGAAGCCATTGCATTTCCGGCCATACCGGAAATGATCTCTTCCGTGGTCAGCGTCGGGGCATCCGGATATCGGCCCGGCAGTTCCGCCAAAACCGAAATCCGCATGGCCCTGACCCCGGCGGCCCAACGCACCCGCTCCAATGTGGCCATTGCCCATGACCTGCGCCAGCGCCTGTCAGGGCAAATCCCGGGCATGAAAATCCGGACCCGGGCCCCCCAGGGCCAGTTTATCATGGAACGGATTCTCGGGGGGGACGACGGGTTGAATGTCGAAGTCCGGGGATTTGATCTGGATATCCTGGAAACGCTGGCTGCCAGGGCTGCTGAACGGGTGGCACAGGTCCCGGGCATTACAGACGTGCTGCTCAGCCGGGAGGCCGGTACCCCGCAAAAAGAAATTGAAGTTGACCGGGATAAGGCGGCCGATCTGGGCTTGAGCGTCAAGGATATCACCGACATTATCTCCACGGCCGTGGCCGGATCCAGAGCCGGCGAATTTCAAACCCTGGGGGATTCCTACCGGATTTTTGTCCAGCTCAAGGATGTGGAAAACCGCAGCCTGGACGAGATTCTGGATTTGACCCTGACCACGGCATCCGGCCGGCAGGTGGCGATCCGGAACCTGGTTTCCGTGCATTCCGGACGGGGACCGCTTCTCATCGACCGCAAGGATCAGCAGCGTATCATCACGGTTTCCGCCAATGTTTCCGGACGGGATCTGGGATCTGTGGCAGCGGATGTGGCTGACCGTTTAAGCGAAATCCCACGGCCTGCAGGATATGATCTGATAGTGGCCGGAGATTTTGAAGAACAGCAGAAAGCGTTCAGGGAGCTGATCATCTCTTTGATCCTGGCCCTGGTTCTGGTGTACATGGTCCTGGCCTGCCAGTATGAATCTTTGATCAATCCACTGGTGGTGATGTTTTCGGTTCCCATGTCCGCCGTCGGGGTTCTGGTCACCCTGTATCTGACCCAGACCACCCTGAATGTCCAGTCCTATATCGGCTGCATCATGCTGGGGGGAATCGTGGTGAACAACGCCATTCTGCTGGTGGATCAGTCCAGCCGCCTGACTTGTGAGGGCATGACGGTCAAAGCAGCGGTCATGGAAGCCGGCCGCCGCCGGCTGAGGCCCATTCTCATGACCAGCCTGACCACCATTTTAGGGCTGATCCCTCTGGCGTTGGGCATCGGGGAAGGTGCGGATGCCCAGGCACCCCTGGCCCGGTCCGTGGTGGGCGGACTCACCGGTGCCACCGTGATCACCCTGGTGCTCATCCCGGTCATCTATTCTTTGTTTCACCCGGATTCAACAAAGGCCTGTTCATGA
- a CDS encoding aminopeptidase P family protein, with amino-acid sequence MAVVKTDEKLAALRRMMAAHQIAAIVVPSADPHQSEYVTGHWQARAWLTGFTGSAGVAVVTRTRAVLWTDFRYWLQAGIQIQGSEFELFKSGEKDVPDFHRWIFDHLGPKNTVAIDGRILSRTQEKTYRQLWDIRQIRLRTDLDLVKDLWQDRPPMPMSTAWEFDVQYAGQSRVEKIENIRKAMAQAGADCHVMTALEDIAWTFNLRGSDAPNNPVNIAFALFTQSSVRLFIHPDKVTKDLASGLANDGVTLAGYTDIDTALGQMPDSACMLLDPDMTSACLASAINPACRVVEKPSPAARLKAVKNDIQIRHLRDTAVKDGIAVICFLHWLSEQEPDDSLTEISAAEKLFELRKAQPGFVENSFDPIMAFGAHSALCHYSATPQTDVRLDNTGLFLTDSGGNYLTGTTDITRTVCLGTPSLQQIKDYTLVLKGHIAVAGACFPEGTRGFQIDTLARQFLWAQGMNFGHGTGHGVGFFLCVHEGPARISPHPVDAALEKGMLMTDEPGVYREGEYGIRLENMVLVTDSRQTEFGRFLEFENMTWCHFERDLIDTSLLTEAEIAWINQYHRQVYDRISPYLPSRIAAWLQTRTALLD; translated from the coding sequence ATGGCTGTTGTGAAAACAGATGAAAAACTGGCGGCATTAAGGCGGATGATGGCGGCACACCAGATTGCTGCAATCGTGGTGCCTTCTGCCGATCCCCATCAGAGCGAATATGTCACCGGACACTGGCAGGCCCGGGCCTGGCTCACCGGATTCACCGGATCAGCCGGCGTGGCCGTGGTCACCCGCACCCGGGCCGTTTTATGGACCGATTTCAGATACTGGCTCCAGGCCGGTATTCAGATACAGGGATCGGAATTCGAATTGTTTAAATCCGGGGAAAAAGATGTGCCCGACTTCCATCGCTGGATTTTTGATCATCTGGGTCCCAAAAACACAGTGGCCATTGACGGCCGGATCCTCTCACGAACCCAGGAAAAAACATACCGGCAATTGTGGGATATCCGGCAGATCCGATTGCGTACCGATCTGGACCTGGTAAAAGATCTATGGCAGGATCGGCCCCCCATGCCGATGTCAACCGCCTGGGAGTTTGATGTGCAGTATGCTGGCCAGTCCCGGGTCGAAAAAATCGAAAATATCCGGAAAGCCATGGCACAGGCCGGGGCGGACTGCCATGTGATGACCGCTCTGGAGGACATTGCCTGGACATTCAACCTGAGGGGATCCGATGCCCCCAACAATCCGGTGAACATCGCGTTTGCTCTTTTCACTCAATCGTCTGTCCGGTTATTCATCCACCCGGACAAGGTGACCAAAGATCTGGCTTCAGGCCTGGCAAACGACGGTGTAACCCTGGCCGGTTATACTGATATTGACACGGCCCTGGGACAGATGCCGGATTCTGCCTGTATGCTGCTGGATCCGGATATGACATCCGCATGCCTGGCATCCGCCATCAATCCGGCTTGCCGCGTGGTTGAAAAACCAAGCCCGGCCGCCCGGCTCAAAGCGGTTAAAAACGACATTCAGATCCGGCATTTGCGGGATACGGCGGTCAAGGACGGGATTGCCGTTATCTGTTTCCTTCACTGGCTGTCGGAACAGGAACCTGACGATTCGCTGACGGAAATCAGTGCGGCAGAAAAATTGTTTGAACTTCGCAAAGCCCAGCCCGGGTTTGTGGAAAACAGTTTTGATCCCATTATGGCGTTTGGTGCGCATTCCGCCTTGTGCCATTATTCCGCCACCCCTCAGACCGATGTCCGGCTGGATAATACCGGACTGTTTCTGACCGATTCCGGCGGTAATTACCTGACCGGCACCACGGACATCACCCGCACGGTGTGTCTGGGAACCCCTTCCTTGCAGCAGATCAAGGACTACACCCTGGTGCTTAAAGGCCATATCGCTGTGGCCGGCGCGTGTTTTCCCGAAGGCACCCGGGGGTTTCAGATCGATACCCTGGCCCGGCAGTTTCTGTGGGCCCAGGGCATGAATTTCGGGCATGGCACGGGACACGGTGTGGGGTTCTTTTTGTGTGTTCATGAAGGCCCGGCCCGGATCAGCCCGCATCCGGTGGATGCGGCCCTGGAAAAAGGCATGCTGATGACCGATGAGCCCGGGGTTTACAGGGAGGGAGAATATGGTATCCGCCTGGAGAACATGGTGCTGGTGACCGATTCCCGTCAAACAGAATTCGGCCGGTTTCTGGAATTTGAAAACATGACCTGGTGCCATTTTGAACGGGATCTGATCGATACCTCCCTGCTCACTGAAGCGGAGATCGCGTGGATCAATCAGTATCACCGGCAGGTGTATGACCGGATTTCACCTTATCTGCCATCCCGGATCGCTGCATGGCTCCAAACCCGGACCGCTTTGCTGGATTGA
- a CDS encoding efflux RND transporter periplasmic adaptor subunit: MKMQHVKWLLIPVLILGVYLLSTFLGSEKKDSGPLGKKSWAAPVETAAIERGPMALSRTFSGTLESNAEFLVAPKVSGRVEHLAVDMGDPVFRKQEVARLDNDEYVQAVAQAQADMAVAEADLTGAENAREIAERELNRMETLKKRGVSSASQVDAARAEWLAAGSRVDMARAVVLKARAQLETARIRLGYTTVFADWTGGSDTRFMAEKFVTEGDTVSANTPLVSIVELDPLLAVLFVTEKDYGRLEIGQPAELSTDAFPGRFFQGQIARISPVFKTQTRQARVEVRVANPGLELKPGMFVRVSVVLEQVADTLMVPETALVTRNQETGVFVVSPDKTTVAWHPVVTGIRQNGRVQVQGDDLTGQVVTLGHQMLDHGSLIRIPDPAVPKSGFDRKGPHEPA, translated from the coding sequence ATGAAAATGCAACACGTCAAATGGCTGCTCATTCCGGTGCTGATTCTGGGGGTCTATTTGTTGTCGACCTTTTTGGGGTCCGAGAAAAAAGACAGCGGCCCGTTGGGGAAAAAATCATGGGCCGCACCTGTGGAAACCGCTGCCATAGAGCGGGGTCCCATGGCACTGAGCCGCACCTTCAGCGGCACCCTGGAATCCAATGCCGAATTTCTGGTGGCTCCCAAGGTCAGCGGCCGGGTGGAACACCTGGCCGTGGACATGGGAGACCCGGTCTTTCGAAAACAGGAAGTGGCCCGGCTGGACAATGATGAATATGTCCAGGCCGTGGCCCAGGCCCAGGCGGATATGGCTGTGGCTGAAGCGGATCTCACCGGGGCTGAAAACGCCCGGGAAATCGCTGAACGGGAACTGAACCGCATGGAAACCCTTAAAAAACGAGGGGTCTCTTCCGCTTCCCAGGTGGATGCGGCCCGGGCCGAATGGCTGGCAGCCGGATCCCGGGTGGACATGGCCCGGGCTGTCGTGTTGAAAGCCCGGGCCCAGCTGGAAACCGCCCGGATCCGGCTGGGATACACCACGGTATTTGCGGACTGGACCGGGGGCAGCGATACCCGGTTTATGGCGGAAAAATTCGTTACCGAAGGGGACACGGTTTCCGCCAACACCCCTTTGGTATCCATTGTGGAACTGGACCCGCTGCTGGCGGTGCTGTTTGTCACGGAAAAAGATTACGGCCGGCTTGAAATCGGCCAGCCGGCCGAGCTTTCCACCGATGCCTTTCCCGGCCGGTTCTTTCAGGGTCAAATCGCCCGGATTTCTCCGGTATTCAAGACCCAGACCCGGCAGGCCCGGGTGGAAGTCCGGGTGGCCAATCCCGGCCTTGAACTCAAACCGGGAATGTTTGTCCGGGTTTCCGTGGTCCTGGAACAGGTGGCCGACACCCTGATGGTGCCGGAGACCGCTCTGGTAACCCGGAATCAGGAAACCGGTGTCTTTGTGGTGTCCCCGGATAAAACCACCGTGGCCTGGCACCCGGTGGTCACCGGGATCCGCCAGAACGGCCGGGTTCAGGTCCAGGGCGACGACCTGACCGGCCAGGTGGTGACCCTGGGCCACCAGATGCTGGATCACGGGTCATTGATCCGAATTCCGGACCCGGCTGTCCCAAAATCCGGTTTCGATCGGAAAGGGCCGCATGAACCTGCCTGA
- a CDS encoding PAS domain-containing protein, with protein sequence MSPLKKIDTTELLDMITQGVVLVEENGRIAFSNDSFTEISDMDKEILTGMRFSEFVADKDTRRMDIFFKQLIQSVEGTKDSTEFILKDRSGTEHLVEINARTILYENKTDILASVADITESRKTTNELKKLLDLIPEVVLTTSPEDNIRIVNISNATEKLCAIPSEEFASGTFHIFDIVHPDDCDQVIRFYHEITDKEFDALEYRIVSADGQTKWVNDAAEVVYKMGGRGKIEKILHVIRDVTERKMHMQRLTSALENLRISEQRYRNIIETATDAIFIVTPDGVFEQINPAGIKLFGFSDMEQAMAGNINDHYLDLTQRAHVIHKIKTEGEITDYPIKIKTCGKEIREVTMTAGAKKNRDTGELESYQAIIHDITVTLHKKEIQTYRRTMKGLSDSINNLAQTYFSYIGLMKENLDDMKQHPEKRDTGMEELMADILSFRQSLERLARLGKIARDTYAKPPDISPDGTSNEGMYYFETS encoded by the coding sequence ATGAGCCCCTTAAAAAAAATCGATACAACTGAACTGCTGGACATGATCACCCAAGGGGTTGTCCTTGTGGAAGAAAACGGCCGGATTGCCTTTTCAAACGACAGTTTTACCGAAATCAGCGACATGGATAAGGAAATTCTGACCGGTATGCGGTTTTCAGAATTTGTCGCCGATAAGGATACCCGGCGGATGGATATTTTTTTTAAACAGCTGATTCAATCCGTTGAGGGCACCAAAGACAGCACGGAGTTTATTCTCAAGGACCGGTCCGGGACGGAACATCTGGTGGAAATAAACGCCAGAACCATTCTTTATGAAAACAAAACCGATATTCTGGCATCTGTGGCCGATATCACTGAAAGCAGAAAAACCACCAATGAGCTTAAAAAACTGCTGGACCTGATCCCTGAGGTGGTCCTGACCACGTCGCCCGAGGACAATATCCGGATCGTCAATATTTCCAATGCCACGGAAAAGCTGTGTGCCATTCCTTCCGAAGAATTTGCCTCAGGCACATTTCATATTTTCGACATTGTCCATCCGGACGATTGTGATCAGGTGATTCGTTTCTACCATGAGATCACGGACAAGGAATTTGATGCCCTGGAATACCGGATTGTTTCAGCGGACGGGCAGACCAAATGGGTCAATGACGCTGCCGAAGTGGTTTACAAAATGGGCGGCCGGGGCAAAATCGAAAAAATTCTGCATGTCATAAGAGATGTCACGGAGCGAAAAATGCACATGCAGCGCCTGACATCCGCCCTGGAAAATCTGAGGATCAGCGAACAGCGGTATCGGAATATCATTGAAACCGCCACTGATGCCATTTTCATCGTGACTCCTGACGGCGTGTTTGAACAGATCAATCCGGCCGGAATCAAACTGTTCGGTTTCTCAGATATGGAACAGGCAATGGCCGGCAATATCAATGACCATTATCTGGATTTGACACAGCGGGCCCATGTGATCCATAAAATCAAAACAGAGGGAGAAATCACGGATTACCCCATCAAAATAAAAACCTGCGGCAAAGAGATTCGAGAAGTGACCATGACCGCCGGTGCAAAAAAAAACCGGGATACCGGAGAACTGGAAAGCTATCAGGCCATTATCCACGACATCACGGTCACGCTGCATAAAAAGGAAATTCAAACCTATCGAAGAACCATGAAAGGACTGTCAGATTCCATCAATAATCTGGCCCAGACCTATTTCTCATATATCGGACTGATGAAAGAAAATCTGGATGATATGAAACAGCATCCGGAAAAGCGGGACACCGGCATGGAAGAATTGATGGCGGATATCCTCAGTTTCAGGCAGTCACTGGAAAGGCTGGCCAGGCTGGGGAAAATTGCCAGAGACACCTATGCCAAACCGCCGGATATATCTCCGGACGGAACCAGCAACGAAGGCATGTACTATTTTGAAACCAGTTGA